From one Plasmodium knowlesi strain H genome assembly, chromosome: 11 genomic stretch:
- a CDS encoding DnaJ protein, putative produces MELVTWEDQVNGGEMESFRELSTRKEESIRSRSDRSEGAEAYGNTLWNISSMNSENKKYFLQNYVEKIKRISQYSVKPMYYDILSVRSNADGKTIRRSYLQLSKLFSVHKKLSREHEECYHCIQKAYQMLNDKFEKFYYDVLNGYIHESTIEECRRQLQMEAEVIYRNKINEVKSIYLEKLQKEERKNGLIIEKALFGNLTLKEEHINNCLNMDVITENDLEGPFLDLTTILQARIENSSFMFNDEFSFAHFCGIPKPLIKIPCRKDVSYADILQSTEMYLYIKYKFLNTDHELIVVDRSRFTLPQSTHRIFGNRICGPFSPVNVIKMKHLSNSLLDTIFHFFSKNKFYITLLTTILLCAQSVKSA; encoded by the coding sequence ATGGAGCTGGTAACGTGGGAGGACCAAGTGAATGGCGGTGAGATGGAATCGTTTAGGGAGCTAAGCACGAGGAAAGAAGAGTCCATAAGGAGTCGAAGTGATAGGAGCGAAGGAGCCGAGGCGTATGGAAACACCCTATGGAATATCTCCTCTATGAacagtgaaaataaaaaatatttccttcagAACTACGTGGAGAAGATCAAGCGAATTAGCCAATACAGCGTGAAGCCAATGTACTATGACATCCTCAGCGTCAGGAGCAACGCCGATGGAAAAACCATAAGGAGGAGTTACCTCCAACTGTCCAAGCTGTTCAGTGTCcacaaaaaattatcaagGGAACATGAGGAATGTTATCACTGCATTCAGAAGGCTTACCAAATGTTGAAcgacaaatttgaaaaattctaCTATGATGTACTAAATGGATACATTCACGAATCCACCATCGAAGAATGTAGGAGGCAGTTGCAGATGGAAGCAGAAGTCATATACAGAAATAAAATCAACGAAGTAAAAAGTATCTATTTGGAAAAACTCCAAaaagaggagagaaaaaacggATTAATTATAGAGAAGGCTTTATTTGGAAATTTAACATTAAAAGAAGAGCATATAAATAACTGCCTAAATATGGACGTTATAACAGAGAATGATTTAGAAGGTCCTTTTCTCGACCTTACAACAATTTTGCAAGCTCGTATTGAAAATAGTTCTTTTATGTTCAATGATGAATTTTCCTTTGCTCATTTCTGTGGTATTCCCAAACCCTTGATTAAAATTCCCTGTAGGAAGGATGTGTCCTATGCTGATATTTTACAGAGCACAGAaatgtacttatatataaAGTATAAGTTTTTAAATACAGACCATGAGCTGATTGTGGTGGACAGATCAAGATTCACTCTACCACAGAGTACCCATCGAATTTTTGGGAACCGTATTTGTGGACCCTTTTCCCCGGTCAACGTGATTAAAATGAAGCACTTGTCCAATTCGCTCTTGGATAcgattttccactttttctccAAGAATAAATTTTACATCACTCTGTTAACTACTATTCTTCTCTGCGCGCAGTCGGTGAAATCGGCCTAG
- a CDS encoding cleavage stimulation factor subunit 1, putative, whose product MKGFSVSSLFAPSKGENPVGESVQDGESNKAVESHLNEDPPLRGEACQMEADEIPTSEQRKPKQIEDINKIAFYEAVLKQLKDDDLTDSFEALRKEINLEQSKTVKENYLFHLFRKSLYKGNPDYERDIEEEDGQKEDQRNDQIAKLKTYGMFLKNAQLRSNNETILNLDSLKKEKGGRIVYSYDITDRVELIHQHKVTCCTTNSTRNMLCSGGADHAIKICKIYENVKKRKIYTIDNKHMGKINCMKFHPVKNLLFSASDDCTIQIIDVNKILKKKKQQFRYRRNVREKINDLSSQNVVIQDKNAFVNLYVHPCGDFLYACNKNENIVKLFDLETLSCFTSYEKNDQHHSATINCISGTSDGSFYCSVSQDGHIKIWDGHESKLVHTKFNAHNGYSVESATFSKSNYYLLTSGLDGQTKIWDIRNFESPFTFGNGILSCTSNKSIFMNDEYFIANVIQTNDHFTSKFFIYNAYFGNLECNVQNIHNDKISDIVNARDGLNVHTAGHDYVCKTVKIDQRPTHDGG is encoded by the coding sequence ATGAAGGGGTTCAGCGTCAGCAGCTTGTTCGCGCCTAGTAAGGGGGAAAACCCAGTTGGGGAGAGCGTCCAAGATGGAGAAAGTAACAAAGCTGTGGAAAGTCACCTAAATGAAGACCCCCCCCTAAGGGGGGAAGCCTGCCAAATGGAGGCAGATGAGATCCCAACCTCGGAGCAAAGAAAACCCAAACAAATCGAAGACATCAACAAAATCGCTTTTTACGAAGCGGTGCTAAAACAACTTAAGGACGATGACCTAACCGATTCGTTCGAAGCCCtgaggaaggaaattaaTTTGGAGCAAAGCAAAACGGTGAAAGAGAATTACCTGTTCCATTTATTTAGGAAGAGCTTGTACAAGGGGAATCCTGATTACGAAAGGGATATAGAGGAAGAGGATGGACAAAAAGAAGACCAACGGAATGATCAAATTGCAAAGTTGAAAACCTATGGTATGTTcctaaaaaatgcacaactGCGTAGTAACAATGAGACAATCTTAAATTTAGAttcattaaaaaaggaaaagggaggaaggatAGTATACTCCTATGATATCACGGACAGAGTAGAATTAATTCACCAACATAAAGTCACCTGTTGCACGACGAACAGTACAAGAAATATGTTGTGCTCAGGTGGAGCGGATCACGCCattaaaatttgtaaaatatatgaaaatgtgaaaaagagaaaaatatacaccaTTGATAATAAACacatgggaaaaattaaCTGCATGAAATTTCATCCCGTAAAAAATCTTTTATTCTCAGCGAGTGATGATTGCACCATTCAAATTATCgatgtaaataaaatattaaaaaagaagaaacaacaaTTTAGGTACCGAAGAAatgtaagggaaaaaataaatgatttATCCAGTCAAAATGTAGTTATACAAGATAAAAACGCCTTTGTAAATCTATATGTCCATCCCTGTGGAgattttttatatgcttgtaataaaaatgaaaatattgtTAAACTCTTCGATTTGGAGACCTTATCTTGTTTCACATCGTATGAAAAGAACGACCAACATCATAGTGCCACAATAAACTGTATCAGTGGCACGTCAGATGGAAGTTTCTACTGCTCTGTATCGCAAGATGGACACATCAAAATATGGGATGGGCATGAGTCCAAATTAGTACACACAAAATTTAATGCCCATAATGGGTATTCTGTAGAATCTGCTACTTTTAGTAAAAGTAATTATTATTTGCTTACTTCTGGACTTGATGGACAGACAAAAATTTGGGACATTCGAAATTTTGAGTCCCCCTTCACTTTCGGAAATGGAATTTTATCATGCACTTCCAACAAAAGCATCTTCATGAATGATGAATACTTTATTGCAAATGTCATTCAAACAAATGATCACTTCACATCCAAGTTTTTCATTTACAATGCCTATTTTGGAAACCTCGAATGCAATGTACAAAATATACACAATGACAAAATCTCAGACATTGTCAACGCTAGGGATGGACTGAATGTGCACACGGCAGGCCACGACTACGTATGCAAAACGGTGAAGATTGATCAGCGCCCTACACATGACGGGGGGTGA
- a CDS encoding merozoite surface protein 10, putative, which translates to MKRTTWNKSFTFTIFLLLHLNTAVHANGNELKGTDGVDPPKHQDITNDYNTLEHISSEGQISRRNDDSTIPQSNTQQEEEGSDVKEGNTFLHGKNVEKEVETYLIQEEQNKVNHTDLGTGKQEKASHHVQKNANLRSTSKSSSEAAVNQAYNFVQRNSSPLGKNKANIEQVARAQDDIDTTENDNTHDTKEHNADADNLNGEGDNAEKGNTENADAKKDNAEDANAEKDIAKNVNAEKDIAKNANADTGKGGEEHEEPRISPPAEQPTRNAPPLDHAEKIKNRLLKEGRELKETTSMIDNTVYNVEQIILKTKFYTTAIRNFVLFKVNHICEYSKCGPNARCYIVEKDKEECRCIANYMPDNSVDYFKCIPKTVKDCSKENGNCDVNAECSIDKKENIKCQCNHGYIGDGIFCVLGSQGKQSLCLLLLLLICLLHKFLF; encoded by the coding sequence ATGAAACGCACAACTTGGAACAAATCATTCACCTTCacaattttcctccttttacaTTTGAACACTGCTGTCCACGCGAATGGGAATGAATTGAAAGGAACCGATGGGGTGGATCCTCCCAAGCACCAGGACATCACCAACGATTACAACACCCTTGAACACATTTCAAGTGAAGGACAAATCTCAAGGCGCAACGATGACAGTACTATACCTCAAAGTAACACAcaacaggaagaagaaggaagtgatGTAAAGGAGGGCAATACTTTCCTCCATGggaaaaatgttgaaaaagAAGTGGAAACCTATTTGATacaggaagaacaaaataaagtgaACCATACTGACCTGGGCACGGGGAAGCAGGAGAAAGCCTCGCACCATGTACAGAAGAATGCAAACTTGAGAAGCACGTCCAAATCCTCCTCGGAGGCGGCCGTGAACCAGGCGTATAATTTTGTTCAGAGGAATTCCTCCCCCTTGGGCAAGAATAAGGCAAATATTGAACAGGTGGCGAGGGCTCAGGATGATATTGATACGACCGAAAATGATAATACACACGATACTAAAGAACACAATGCTGATGCGGACAATCTTAATGGAGAAGGGGACAATGCAGAAAAGGGCAATACGGAAAATGCTGATGCAAAAAAGGACAATGCGGAAGATGCTAATGCAGAAAAGGAcattgcaaaaaatgttaatgCAGAAAAGGACATTGCAAAAAATGCTAATGCAGACACTGgtaaagggggagaagaacatGAGGAACCTCGTATATCGCCTCCCGCAGAACAGCCTACGCGGAACGCTCCCCCTTTAGACCACGcagagaagataaaaaacaGGCTGCTCAAGGAGGGGAGAGAATTGAAGGAAACGACAAGCATGATCGATAACACAGTGTACAACGTAGAGCagataattttaaaaacgaaATTCTACACCACGGCAATTAGAAATTTCGTGCTCTTCAAAGTTAATCACATTTGTGAATACTCAAAATGTGGGCCCAACGCTCGCTGCTACATTGTGGAAAAGGATAAAGAGGAGTGTAGATGTATAGCTAACTACATGCCTGATAATAGTGTGGATTATTTTAAGTGCATACCTAAGACGGTAAAGGACTGCTCGAAGGAAAACGGCAATTGTGATGTCAATGCAGAGTGTTCCAttgataaaaaggaaaatataaaatgccAGTGTAACCATGGTTACATTGGGGATGGGATTTTCTGTGTCCTGGGTTCTCAGGGGAAGCAGTCCTTGTGCCTTCTCCTCCTGTTGCTAATTTGCCTTCTCCACAAGTTTCTTTTTTAG